From the genome of Spinacia oleracea cultivar Varoflay chromosome 2, BTI_SOV_V1, whole genome shotgun sequence, one region includes:
- the LOC110777482 gene encoding protein ANTI-SILENCING 1 isoform X2, producing the protein MAHYVFYRTFDVQHHTVTDVLGEKIAMTEVNLLLNKSDFLSLDLPMVDSANAVAGLENPLISHTYTLVEDGTMECDATGGELLEKVNKGDTILLDKSKYHPGGHIDAAGLDNTGLVVGRERKLVNKDPGGVDKDVVYDDSLGSLLSNDDKGSKGKSDAAVPDDLGLASVPATEVALASGSKRRLRSPESKENDLDEKYVVLPVTDAEKKISDHVKENHRAVGAVAKVKSDDSNDKPFKKVKINGSALVSSDNGGTSTPKSAAVASNKGSQSVVVGTDSNIGGRLTKEFDGISNGHPKKLKPVEKSDDRLREMSVKQPKDKQESAATDIAANKASQPGNDDVETDDKGNLSRKVASTSNGLPKKRKSSSTIDDKSNDKLRKTFVKEPKDKEIEAYGCVKEVTERPPDRSKWFTASPWEGRMKDAHDQGRLVLLHNLDPTYTSTEVENIVWHGFGESCTGKVVQRTATSSRCSGQAYVIFKTREVAEKVLKKLDNECFMLPNGRPLVGSRDVVCFPGKQSQFPGHLVIPKPQMQRESREAVSTSHSAQSNTLEYEMALEWRLLQERSELAWKMLYKQQGEQIKKLKATMKSE; encoded by the exons ATGGCGCACTACGTATTTTACCGCACATTTGATGTCCAACATCATACCGTTACGGATGTGCTGGGTGAAAAAATTGCCATGACTGAGG TTAATTTGTTATTGAACAAAAGTGATTTTCTGTCACTCGATCTCCCTATGGTAGATAGTGCCAATGCTGTTGCGGGCTTGGAGAACCCACTGATTTCTCATACATATACTCTTGTGGAAGACGGTACTATGGAGTGTGATGCCACTGGAGGTGAACTATTGGAGAAAGTTAACAAAGGGGATACAATTTTATTGGATAAGTCAAAATACCATCCTGGAGGACATATTGATGCTGCTGGACTTGATAATACTGGTTTAGTGGTGGGGAGGGAGAGAAAGTTGGTGAATAAGGATCCTGGTGGAGTAGACAAGGATGTAGTTTATGATGATAGTTTAGGTTCTTTACTTTCAAATGACGATAAAGGGTCAAAAGGAAAAAGCGATGCTGCTGTACCTGATGATCTCGGTCTAGCTTCTGTACCTGCTACTGAAGTTGCCTTGGCTTCTGGTAGCAAAAGAAGATTAAGATCACCAGAATCCAAGGAAAATGATTTGGACGAGAAATATGTGGTTCTACCTGTTACTGATGCTGAGAAGAAAATATCAGATCATGTGAAGGAAAATCACAGGGCTGTTGGTGCTGTTGCAAAAGTGAAGTCTGATGACTCTAATGACAAGCCATTTAAGAAAGTGAAGATTAATGGCAGTGCTCTGGTATCAAGTGACAATGGTGGGACTAGCACTCCCAAATCTGCCGCCGTCGCGAGCAATAAGGGTTCTCAATCTGTTGTTGTTGGTACTGATTCTAACATTGGAGGCAGGCTTACCAAAGAATTTGATGGCATAAGCAATGGCCATCCAAAAAAACTCAAGCCAGTGGAAAAATCTGATGACAGGCTGCGTGAAATGTCAGTCAAACAACCCAAAGATAAGCAGGAGTCTGCTGCCACAGACATTGCAGCTAATAAGGCTTCACAACCAGGTAATGATGATGTTGAAACTGATGATAAAGGCAACTTGAGTAGGAAAGTAGCAAGTACAAGCAATGGCCTTCCAAAAAAGCGCAAGTCTAGTAGCACAATAGACGATAAATCCAATGATAAGTTGCGTAAAACATTTGTTAAGGAGCCCAAAGACAAGGAAATTGAAGCTTATGGTTGTGTTAAGGAAGTCACCGAACGACCACCT GACAGGAGTAAATGGTTCACGGCAAGT CCTTGGGAAGGAAGAATGAAAGATGCCCATGACCAAGGAAGGCTTGTTCTACTACATAATTTGGATCCAACATACACCTCCACAGAAGTTGAG AATATAGTTTGGCATGGCTTTGGAGAAAGTTGCACTGGAAAGGTGGTTCAGCGTACTGCGACATCTAGCCGATGTTCTG GACAAGCATATGTTATCTTCAAAACGCGGGAAGTGGCAGAAAAAGTCCTCAAGAAGTTGGACAATGAGTGCTTTATGCTCCCAAATGGAAG GCCCCTTGTAGGCAGCAGAGATGTTGTATGCTTTCCTGGGAAGCAATCTCAGTTCCCTGGTCATTTGGTCATACCAAAACCTCAAATGCAGCGGGAATCG AGAGAAGCAGTGTCTACATCACATTCTGCTCAGTCAAACACCCTTGAATATGAAATGGCACTTGAGTGGCGTTTACTACAGGAAAGATCGGAATTGGCGTGGAAGATGTTGTATAAG CAACAAGGAGAACAGATTAAAAAATTGAAGGCGACCATGAAATCAGAATGA
- the LOC110777482 gene encoding protein ANTI-SILENCING 1 isoform X1, with the protein MSKAEDNDERESIDFSWGTKRGRGGQNKGVQFYESFTYDGVEYFLYDSVYLSKEGEAKPYVGKLIKIWEQPNNARKVKILWFFYPREISNYLKGENVLENELFLAKGDGKGLANVNPLESIGGKCNVVCISKDERNRQPSVEELKMAHYVFYRTFDVQHHTVTDVLGEKIAMTEVNLLLNKSDFLSLDLPMVDSANAVAGLENPLISHTYTLVEDGTMECDATGGELLEKVNKGDTILLDKSKYHPGGHIDAAGLDNTGLVVGRERKLVNKDPGGVDKDVVYDDSLGSLLSNDDKGSKGKSDAAVPDDLGLASVPATEVALASGSKRRLRSPESKENDLDEKYVVLPVTDAEKKISDHVKENHRAVGAVAKVKSDDSNDKPFKKVKINGSALVSSDNGGTSTPKSAAVASNKGSQSVVVGTDSNIGGRLTKEFDGISNGHPKKLKPVEKSDDRLREMSVKQPKDKQESAATDIAANKASQPGNDDVETDDKGNLSRKVASTSNGLPKKRKSSSTIDDKSNDKLRKTFVKEPKDKEIEAYGCVKEVTERPPDRSKWFTASPWEGRMKDAHDQGRLVLLHNLDPTYTSTEVENIVWHGFGESCTGKVVQRTATSSRCSGQAYVIFKTREVAEKVLKKLDNECFMLPNGRPLVGSRDVVCFPGKQSQFPGHLVIPKPQMQRESREAVSTSHSAQSNTLEYEMALEWRLLQERSELAWKMLYKQQGEQIKKLKATMKSE; encoded by the exons ATGTCCAAAGCAGAAGATAATGATGAAAGGGAGTCTATTGATTTCTCTTGGGGTACAAAGAGAGGTCGAGGTGGCCAAAACAAGGGGGTGCAGTTCTATGAATCTTTCACCTATGATGGTGTGGAATACTTTCTTTATGATTCTGTATATCTCTCCAAGGAAGGTGAAGCCAAACCATATGTTGGTAAACTCATCAAAATTTGGGAACAGCCAAATAATGCAAGAAAGGTGAAAATACTTTGGTTTTTCTACCCTAGGGAAATATCGAATTATCTGAAAGGTGAGAATGTGCTAGAGAATGAGCTATTTCTGGCGAAAGGTGATGGCAAAGGCTTGGCGAATGTTAATCCCTTG GAATCAATTGGTGGTAAATGCAATGTTGTTTGCATTTCAAAGGATGAGAGAAATAGGCAACCTTCCGTGGAAGAGCTTAAGATGGCGCACTACGTATTTTACCGCACATTTGATGTCCAACATCATACCGTTACGGATGTGCTGGGTGAAAAAATTGCCATGACTGAGG TTAATTTGTTATTGAACAAAAGTGATTTTCTGTCACTCGATCTCCCTATGGTAGATAGTGCCAATGCTGTTGCGGGCTTGGAGAACCCACTGATTTCTCATACATATACTCTTGTGGAAGACGGTACTATGGAGTGTGATGCCACTGGAGGTGAACTATTGGAGAAAGTTAACAAAGGGGATACAATTTTATTGGATAAGTCAAAATACCATCCTGGAGGACATATTGATGCTGCTGGACTTGATAATACTGGTTTAGTGGTGGGGAGGGAGAGAAAGTTGGTGAATAAGGATCCTGGTGGAGTAGACAAGGATGTAGTTTATGATGATAGTTTAGGTTCTTTACTTTCAAATGACGATAAAGGGTCAAAAGGAAAAAGCGATGCTGCTGTACCTGATGATCTCGGTCTAGCTTCTGTACCTGCTACTGAAGTTGCCTTGGCTTCTGGTAGCAAAAGAAGATTAAGATCACCAGAATCCAAGGAAAATGATTTGGACGAGAAATATGTGGTTCTACCTGTTACTGATGCTGAGAAGAAAATATCAGATCATGTGAAGGAAAATCACAGGGCTGTTGGTGCTGTTGCAAAAGTGAAGTCTGATGACTCTAATGACAAGCCATTTAAGAAAGTGAAGATTAATGGCAGTGCTCTGGTATCAAGTGACAATGGTGGGACTAGCACTCCCAAATCTGCCGCCGTCGCGAGCAATAAGGGTTCTCAATCTGTTGTTGTTGGTACTGATTCTAACATTGGAGGCAGGCTTACCAAAGAATTTGATGGCATAAGCAATGGCCATCCAAAAAAACTCAAGCCAGTGGAAAAATCTGATGACAGGCTGCGTGAAATGTCAGTCAAACAACCCAAAGATAAGCAGGAGTCTGCTGCCACAGACATTGCAGCTAATAAGGCTTCACAACCAGGTAATGATGATGTTGAAACTGATGATAAAGGCAACTTGAGTAGGAAAGTAGCAAGTACAAGCAATGGCCTTCCAAAAAAGCGCAAGTCTAGTAGCACAATAGACGATAAATCCAATGATAAGTTGCGTAAAACATTTGTTAAGGAGCCCAAAGACAAGGAAATTGAAGCTTATGGTTGTGTTAAGGAAGTCACCGAACGACCACCT GACAGGAGTAAATGGTTCACGGCAAGT CCTTGGGAAGGAAGAATGAAAGATGCCCATGACCAAGGAAGGCTTGTTCTACTACATAATTTGGATCCAACATACACCTCCACAGAAGTTGAG AATATAGTTTGGCATGGCTTTGGAGAAAGTTGCACTGGAAAGGTGGTTCAGCGTACTGCGACATCTAGCCGATGTTCTG GACAAGCATATGTTATCTTCAAAACGCGGGAAGTGGCAGAAAAAGTCCTCAAGAAGTTGGACAATGAGTGCTTTATGCTCCCAAATGGAAG GCCCCTTGTAGGCAGCAGAGATGTTGTATGCTTTCCTGGGAAGCAATCTCAGTTCCCTGGTCATTTGGTCATACCAAAACCTCAAATGCAGCGGGAATCG AGAGAAGCAGTGTCTACATCACATTCTGCTCAGTCAAACACCCTTGAATATGAAATGGCACTTGAGTGGCGTTTACTACAGGAAAGATCGGAATTGGCGTGGAAGATGTTGTATAAG CAACAAGGAGAACAGATTAAAAAATTGAAGGCGACCATGAAATCAGAATGA